A section of the Pseudomonas prosekii genome encodes:
- a CDS encoding SUMF1/EgtB/PvdO family nonheme iron enzyme, producing the protein MSYKRFGLLLPLSLGYLLDASAAGWEEKYYNPMPEASDVVLPMPCEGSMVFRKVFIPVAGPLDDYPINIGQDGAEYGYVEQTRPAFIAGSFTGAKNDKSRYYLMAKYEMSQLQYAALTEETCPTAATKMRLPQVSVSWVQAVDAADKYNLWLRKNAAAKLPKEDGALGFLRLPTEVEWEFAARGGLEVGAAEFRDTRYPMADGINAYEWFAGAQSSNGKLQLSGLQKPNPLGLHDMLGNADEMMFEPFRLNKLDRQHGQAGGYVVRGGNYLTAQADLRTALRKEEPYYNADGQVKNKTTGLRLVLVSPTLTSRERVAGIESSWKKLGTGAKDTESADKGTVQSLNSLASGVEDKALKEKLQALENQLRASNQQQEETRDQAIRASLNLGAFLCTKMLDDGQYVDFLQKNYKLNCEGTDKDASCDMRKGKLDEQKDRLHKLSRYYASSLVESATLYGQPLLEAQVPVMEEIITRNKQLQDLKPYLRTHWANQKTFLQKQKIDTEAWLTSCKTVTQ; encoded by the coding sequence GTGAGCTATAAACGTTTTGGCTTGCTGTTGCCCCTGAGCCTGGGTTACTTGCTCGACGCCTCGGCGGCGGGCTGGGAAGAGAAGTATTACAACCCGATGCCCGAGGCCAGCGATGTCGTGCTGCCGATGCCGTGTGAAGGCTCGATGGTGTTTCGCAAGGTGTTCATTCCGGTCGCCGGGCCGCTCGACGATTACCCGATCAACATCGGCCAGGACGGCGCCGAATACGGCTACGTCGAGCAGACTCGACCGGCGTTTATCGCCGGCAGTTTCACCGGCGCGAAAAACGACAAATCGCGTTATTACCTGATGGCCAAATACGAGATGAGCCAGCTGCAATACGCTGCGCTCACCGAAGAAACCTGCCCCACCGCCGCGACCAAAATGCGCTTGCCGCAGGTCTCGGTGAGCTGGGTGCAAGCCGTGGACGCGGCGGACAAATACAACCTGTGGCTGCGCAAGAACGCCGCCGCCAAGTTGCCCAAAGAAGACGGCGCGCTGGGTTTCCTGCGCTTGCCGACTGAAGTCGAGTGGGAGTTCGCCGCGCGCGGTGGCCTGGAAGTCGGTGCCGCGGAATTCCGCGATACGCGCTATCCGATGGCTGACGGCATCAACGCCTACGAATGGTTCGCCGGGGCGCAGTCGTCCAACGGCAAACTGCAATTGTCCGGGCTGCAAAAACCCAATCCGCTGGGCCTGCACGACATGCTCGGTAACGCCGACGAAATGATGTTCGAACCGTTTCGCCTGAACAAACTCGACCGCCAGCACGGTCAGGCCGGAGGCTACGTGGTGCGCGGCGGCAACTACTTAACGGCCCAGGCCGACCTGCGCACCGCGTTGCGCAAGGAAGAGCCGTATTACAACGCCGACGGCCAGGTGAAAAACAAAACCACCGGTCTGCGCCTGGTGCTGGTCTCGCCAACCCTGACTTCGCGCGAGCGGGTGGCCGGGATCGAAAGCAGCTGGAAGAAACTCGGCACCGGCGCCAAGGACACCGAGTCGGCGGACAAGGGCACCGTGCAATCGCTGAACAGCCTGGCGTCCGGCGTCGAAGACAAAGCGCTCAAGGAGAAACTCCAGGCGCTGGAAAACCAGTTGCGCGCCAGCAATCAGCAGCAGGAAGAAACCCGCGATCAGGCGATCCGCGCCAGCCTCAACCTCGGTGCGTTCCTGTGCACCAAGATGCTCGACGACGGCCAGTACGTGGATTTCCTGCAGAAGAACTACAAGCTCAATTGCGAAGGCACCGACAAGGACGCCAGTTGCGACATGCGCAAAGGCAAGCTCGACGAGCAAAAGGATCGCCTGCACAAACTCAGCCGCTACTACGCCAGCAGCCTGGTGGAATCGGCGACGTTGTACGGCCAGCCACTGCTGGAAGCGCAAGTGCCGGTGATGGAAGAGATCATCACCCGCAACAAACAGCTGCAAGACCTCAAGCCGTACCTGCGCACTCACTGGGCCAATCAGAAGACCTTCCTGCAAAAGCAGAAGATCGACACTGAGGCCTGGCTGACCAGTTGCAAGACCGTCACCCAATAA